One genomic region from Paramicrobacterium agarici encodes:
- a CDS encoding MarR family winged helix-turn-helix transcriptional regulator — MSQRATAVHAWESLFRAQVQVMRVLSEEFPTQSMSLTEYDILFNLSREPEQSARLRLLNSRVLLSQPSVSRMVDRLAARGFVEKIQDAKDGRGTIVRMTKLGYREFRSVAVKHMESITDVMAAALSDDELTQLTELTTKVRRTTEGC, encoded by the coding sequence ATGTCTCAGAGAGCCACCGCCGTGCATGCCTGGGAGTCGCTGTTCCGCGCTCAGGTCCAGGTGATGCGAGTACTCAGCGAAGAGTTCCCGACGCAATCGATGTCGCTCACCGAGTACGACATTCTGTTCAATCTCTCGCGTGAACCCGAGCAGTCAGCCAGGCTGCGCCTTCTCAACTCCCGGGTGCTGCTGAGCCAGCCAAGTGTCTCGCGCATGGTCGATCGGCTCGCCGCTCGCGGCTTCGTCGAGAAGATCCAGGATGCGAAAGACGGTCGCGGCACCATTGTGCGCATGACGAAGCTCGGCTATCGGGAATTCCGTTCCGTCGCCGTCAAGCACATGGAATCGATCACCGATGTCATGGCGGCCGCGCTCTCGGACGATGAGCTCACCCAACTGACCGAACTCACGACAAAGGTGCGCAGGACAACCGAGGGCTGCTAA
- a CDS encoding VOC family protein has protein sequence MAIKLENVGIAVRDLDATIAFFTDLGLSVVGRDTVHGEWTDTAVGLDGNHAKIAMLETPDGNGRLELFEYIHPQAIETEPTRPNEIGMHRVAFSVDDIDEALEIAAKHGCHPLRGVSSYEDMYKLTYVRGPSGIIVMLAEDLTRH, from the coding sequence ATGGCCATCAAACTCGAGAACGTCGGTATCGCCGTTCGCGACCTCGACGCGACGATCGCCTTTTTCACCGACCTCGGTCTCTCGGTCGTCGGCCGGGACACCGTGCACGGTGAGTGGACGGACACAGCCGTCGGGCTGGACGGCAACCACGCAAAGATTGCCATGCTCGAGACGCCCGACGGCAATGGTCGTCTCGAACTCTTCGAGTACATCCATCCTCAAGCGATCGAGACGGAGCCCACGCGCCCGAACGAGATCGGTATGCACCGGGTCGCATTCTCCGTCGACGACATCGACGAAGCGCTCGAGATAGCCGCGAAACACGGCTGCCACCCACTTCGCGGCGTGTCGTCCTACGAAGATATGTACAAGCTGACGTACGTCCGCGGTCCCAGTGGCATCATCGTGATGCTCGCCGAAGACCTGACGAGGCACTGA
- a CDS encoding YihY/virulence factor BrkB family protein, which yields MSEHTEHTEHAEHTHSRPKRLRFRSIRFAYVRAVKLFAANKSTDVAATLTYFLVLALFPGLVAIVSVLSLVNADGSVSKGLIEMLNDVAPTETAQALEGPISTIMSAPGAGLGLVLGLLGAIWSASKYVDGFARAANRAYGVAEGRSSLQLRLTVLLLTAASVVAITIMSILLIVSAPVARLIGDVIGLGDAAVMTWNIAKWPVLVLAGIGLIALLYYYSPNVRPSRFRLVSLGAATALLVWAITTVGFVVYVSNSDSYNATYGSLGGIIVFLIWLYLSNMALVFGVGLEAELERARQLQLGVHAEYNLHLPLRDSARIDKDIEAEAKTVITARKLRRSFEE from the coding sequence ATGAGTGAGCACACAGAGCACACAGAGCACGCGGAGCACACGCACTCGCGTCCGAAGCGGCTGCGCTTTCGCAGCATCCGCTTCGCCTATGTTCGCGCCGTGAAGCTGTTTGCTGCCAACAAGTCCACCGATGTCGCGGCAACCCTCACGTACTTTCTTGTGCTCGCGCTGTTTCCGGGCTTGGTCGCCATCGTCTCGGTTCTGTCGCTTGTGAACGCCGACGGATCGGTGAGCAAGGGACTCATCGAGATGCTCAACGATGTCGCGCCGACAGAGACGGCTCAAGCGCTTGAAGGGCCGATCTCGACGATCATGTCGGCGCCAGGGGCGGGCCTCGGCCTCGTTCTCGGTCTTCTCGGTGCGATCTGGTCGGCATCGAAGTACGTCGACGGTTTCGCACGAGCGGCGAATCGTGCGTATGGCGTGGCCGAGGGGCGCAGCTCGCTCCAGCTGCGACTGACGGTGCTGCTGCTCACAGCGGCAAGTGTCGTCGCGATCACGATCATGTCCATTCTTCTCATCGTGAGCGCGCCGGTTGCGCGGCTGATCGGCGACGTGATCGGGCTGGGGGATGCTGCCGTGATGACGTGGAACATCGCGAAGTGGCCCGTGCTGGTACTCGCCGGCATTGGCCTGATCGCGCTCTTGTATTACTACTCACCGAACGTGCGACCATCGCGCTTCCGCCTCGTGAGCCTCGGGGCGGCGACGGCGCTGCTGGTCTGGGCGATCACGACGGTCGGCTTCGTGGTCTACGTGTCGAACTCAGACAGCTACAACGCCACGTATGGCTCACTCGGCGGCATCATCGTCTTTCTCATCTGGTTGTATCTGAGCAATATGGCGCTGGTTTTCGGGGTCGGTCTTGAAGCCGAACTCGAGCGCGCGCGGCAACTGCAGCTTGGCGTCCACGCCGAATACAACCTCCACCTGCCGCTTCGCGATTCGGCGAGGATCGATAAGGACATCGAGGCAGAGGCAAAGACGGTGATCACGGCACGCAAGCTGCGCCGTTCCTTCGAAGAGTGA
- a CDS encoding HAD domain-containing protein: MPSNPAPTRLYLDVDGAINADEPPFSNVKSTRVQIEYGGGMMSREPLTWAPEVVTELDALREEFGVELVWLSTWNEMHASMTRLAPALGGLFGGRAIMDADAVSSDRGRGWWKAQSIIADQEFSPAPFVWVDDEAVMAHGGMVDEATAGTPSLKLTTVYEHGIERLHLAQMRSFLAEQTQRQVA; the protein is encoded by the coding sequence ATGCCTAGCAACCCGGCGCCGACGCGCTTGTATCTCGATGTCGACGGTGCTATCAACGCCGACGAGCCGCCGTTCTCCAATGTGAAGTCGACGCGTGTGCAGATCGAGTACGGCGGGGGAATGATGAGCAGAGAGCCCCTCACGTGGGCTCCCGAAGTCGTCACAGAGCTTGACGCCCTTCGCGAGGAGTTCGGGGTCGAACTTGTCTGGCTGTCGACGTGGAACGAGATGCATGCATCGATGACGCGACTCGCGCCAGCGCTTGGCGGTCTGTTCGGAGGTCGGGCGATCATGGATGCTGACGCGGTGAGCTCTGATCGAGGGCGTGGATGGTGGAAGGCCCAGAGCATCATTGCCGATCAGGAATTCTCTCCCGCGCCGTTTGTCTGGGTCGATGACGAGGCCGTCATGGCGCATGGCGGAATGGTCGACGAGGCGACGGCGGGTACGCCATCGCTCAAGCTCACGACCGTGTACGAGCACGGCATCGAGAGGCTGCACCTGGCCCAGATGCGCTCGTTTCTCGCCGAGCAGACTCAGCGGCAGGTCGCCTGA
- a CDS encoding aldose 1-epimerase family protein gives MTRALSGRNITLQHGAYTASIASIGATLRELTHSGRDLIVPFSADEMRPFYRGATLVPWPNRVVDGRYTWKGEELQLALTEPERGHALHGLGAWLDYGIVEQTASSVTLGTAIIAQQGYPFTLDVSVTFRLDDDGLHCSVTATNRGDAAAPFGTGPHPYLVAGEGRVDDWSATIPAGSVLTVTDDRLIPTGLEPVDGTAFDFREQRVIGDTFIDHAFTELARDAEGFTEVAVRSTSGAGVAMTWDAACPWVQVHTADQPDAAISRIGLAVEPMTCPPDAFNSGTDLIELDPDASATASWSIRAL, from the coding sequence ATGACGAGAGCGCTTTCCGGACGAAACATCACTCTGCAGCACGGTGCCTACACCGCATCCATCGCCTCAATCGGTGCAACGCTGCGCGAGCTCACGCATTCCGGGCGCGACCTGATTGTGCCGTTCTCCGCTGACGAGATGCGCCCGTTCTACCGAGGCGCAACGCTCGTGCCGTGGCCCAATCGCGTGGTCGATGGGCGCTACACGTGGAAGGGCGAAGAGCTCCAGCTCGCGTTGACCGAACCTGAGCGAGGGCACGCGCTGCACGGTCTCGGCGCATGGCTCGACTACGGCATCGTCGAGCAGACGGCGTCGTCGGTCACGCTCGGCACGGCGATCATCGCGCAGCAGGGCTACCCGTTCACGCTCGACGTCTCTGTCACGTTCCGCCTCGACGACGATGGACTGCATTGCTCGGTCACCGCGACAAACCGCGGTGACGCCGCAGCACCGTTCGGCACGGGACCGCACCCGTACCTGGTCGCGGGAGAGGGGCGCGTCGACGACTGGAGCGCGACAATTCCGGCCGGCAGCGTCCTCACCGTCACGGACGACAGGCTGATTCCCACAGGTCTCGAACCCGTCGACGGCACGGCGTTCGATTTTCGGGAGCAGCGCGTCATCGGCGACACCTTCATCGACCACGCGTTCACGGAGCTCGCTCGTGACGCCGAGGGGTTCACCGAGGTGGCCGTGCGCAGCACGTCGGGCGCGGGAGTCGCGATGACGTGGGACGCGGCATGCCCGTGGGTGCAGGTGCACACTGCCGACCAGCCGGACGCAGCGATCAGTCGCATCGGCCTGGCCGTAGAGCCCATGACGTGCCCACCCGACGCGTTCAACTCGGGCACAGATTTGATCGAACTCGACCCCGACGCCTCGGCGACGGCGAGCTGGAGCATCCGCGCACTCTGA
- a CDS encoding SRPBCC family protein encodes MSTVQESVQVNVPVTTAYNQWTQFESFPQFMKNVDFVTQIDDLHNHWKVTVGGATREFDTTITEQTPDERIAWRSTDEPQHSGVVTFHRVSDDETRVHLEMTWSPEGATEKIGAALQADDMAVKKDLSQFKELIESNGFESGAWRGDVPREPDATGR; translated from the coding sequence ATGAGCACTGTCCAGGAATCCGTGCAGGTCAATGTTCCCGTGACGACCGCGTACAACCAGTGGACGCAGTTCGAGTCGTTTCCGCAATTCATGAAGAACGTGGACTTCGTCACCCAGATCGACGATCTCCACAACCACTGGAAGGTCACCGTCGGCGGCGCCACGCGCGAGTTCGACACGACGATCACCGAGCAGACGCCAGACGAGCGCATCGCATGGCGGTCGACGGACGAGCCGCAGCACAGCGGCGTGGTGACATTTCACCGCGTGTCAGATGACGAGACGCGCGTTCACCTTGAGATGACATGGTCGCCCGAAGGCGCTACCGAGAAGATCGGCGCCGCGCTTCAGGCCGATGACATGGCCGTGAAGAAGGACCTCTCGCAGTTCAAGGAGCTCATCGAGTCGAACGGATTCGAGTCGGGCGCCTGGCGCGGCGACGTTCCGCGCGAGCCCGATGCGACCGGTCGCTAA
- a CDS encoding alpha-N-arabinofuranosidase, with translation MTTARITIDRDFRVGDVPRRIFGSFVEHMGRCVYTGIYEPGHPQADERGFRRDVLELVKEMGPTIVRYPGGNFVSGYNWEDGVGPVDQRPTRIDGAWHTIETNAFGLHEFVDWAREADVEVMEAINLGTRGVDAARALVEYANHPGGTAWSDMRRANGAEDPFDIKVWCLGNELDGPWQIGHKTPDEYGRLAQEAGKAMKLVDPSIELVAVGSSNTGMPTFGAWEHAVLNHAYDEVDYISLHAYYQEHDGDAKSFLATATDMDYFIESVISTADAVAAQRKTKKRINLSFDEWNVWYQRGLDTDDQPHNVERSWRTHPRLIEDEYNVTDAVVVGTFLNSLLRHGDRVTIANQAQLVNVIAPIRSEEGGPAWRQSIFWPFARMSQLARGSILRTAVTSDKVDTAKYGDADVVDVSATWDEENGTVAFFLANRGLDERCDVSVKLGGFTASGISRAEVLTIPDGGTRLTTNTQDAQPVGLTPLEGVTADGSTLSLQLPALSWAVVVVDVTRA, from the coding sequence ATGACCACCGCCCGCATCACCATCGATCGCGACTTTCGTGTCGGCGACGTGCCCCGGCGCATCTTCGGCTCGTTCGTCGAGCACATGGGACGCTGCGTCTACACGGGAATCTACGAGCCGGGGCATCCTCAGGCCGACGAGCGCGGCTTTCGGCGCGACGTTCTCGAACTCGTCAAGGAGATGGGCCCGACGATCGTGCGTTACCCGGGAGGCAACTTCGTCTCGGGCTACAACTGGGAAGACGGCGTCGGCCCGGTCGACCAGCGCCCGACGCGCATCGACGGCGCATGGCACACGATCGAGACCAACGCGTTCGGCCTGCACGAGTTCGTGGATTGGGCGCGCGAGGCCGACGTCGAGGTGATGGAGGCCATCAATCTCGGCACCAGGGGAGTGGATGCTGCTCGCGCGCTCGTCGAGTATGCCAATCACCCGGGTGGAACGGCGTGGAGTGACATGCGCCGCGCGAACGGCGCAGAGGACCCCTTCGACATCAAGGTGTGGTGCCTCGGCAACGAGCTCGACGGCCCGTGGCAGATCGGCCACAAGACGCCGGACGAGTACGGTCGTCTTGCCCAGGAGGCCGGAAAGGCCATGAAGCTCGTCGACCCGTCGATCGAGCTCGTGGCGGTCGGCAGCTCGAACACCGGCATGCCCACGTTCGGCGCGTGGGAGCACGCCGTGCTGAACCACGCGTATGACGAAGTCGACTACATCTCGCTGCACGCCTACTACCAAGAGCACGACGGCGACGCCAAGAGCTTTCTCGCGACGGCGACCGACATGGACTACTTCATTGAGTCGGTGATTTCGACGGCGGATGCTGTGGCCGCACAGCGCAAGACGAAGAAGCGCATCAACCTCTCGTTCGACGAGTGGAACGTCTGGTACCAGCGCGGCCTCGACACCGACGACCAGCCGCACAACGTCGAGAGGTCCTGGCGCACGCACCCGCGGCTGATCGAAGACGAGTACAACGTGACGGATGCCGTCGTGGTCGGCACGTTCCTCAACTCGCTGCTGCGGCACGGTGACCGTGTCACGATCGCCAATCAGGCACAGCTGGTCAACGTGATCGCGCCGATCCGCAGTGAAGAGGGTGGCCCCGCCTGGCGGCAGAGCATCTTCTGGCCGTTCGCCCGCATGTCGCAGCTGGCCCGCGGCAGCATCCTGCGCACGGCGGTCACGAGCGACAAGGTCGACACCGCGAAGTACGGCGATGCCGACGTGGTCGACGTGAGTGCCACGTGGGACGAAGAGAACGGCACTGTGGCGTTCTTCCTCGCCAACCGCGGGCTCGACGAGCGGTGCGACGTCTCGGTGAAGCTCGGCGGCTTCACAGCATCCGGTATCTCGCGCGCCGAGGTGCTCACGATTCCCGACGGAGGCACGCGACTCACGACGAACACGCAGGACGCTCAGCCCGTCGGCCTGACCCCGCTCGAGGGAGTCACGGCAGACGGTTCGACGCTGTCTCTTCAGCTGCCCGCGCTGTCGTGGGCGGTCGTTGTGGTGGACGTCACCCGCGCCTGA
- a CDS encoding carbohydrate ABC transporter permease: MSTMTQHLTVPAGGRSAASIAPAKRRKLGPAGISALVVLIVLAAAWLLPFFWAIVTSLKSETDAASATLWPAHGFTFDAYAKVLAEGNVPIWAWNSLFTSALITAITVLTSALAAYAFSRMRFRGQKWAYIVAIAAIAVPPQVLIVPLFYEMLAMNFVDTYWGLILPQAVQPIIVLILKQFFDQIPIELEEAARVDGASRLRVFTSIVMPLSRPILAAASIFVFVWAWNNFLWPFIIINDPQLMTLPVGLQTVKSAYGIQYAQNMAMAILAALPLIIVFLFFQRQIIKGIATTGFGGQ, encoded by the coding sequence ATGTCGACAATGACCCAGCACCTCACCGTTCCCGCGGGCGGCCGCTCCGCAGCATCCATCGCCCCCGCCAAGCGCAGAAAACTCGGCCCGGCCGGCATCAGTGCACTCGTCGTGCTCATCGTGCTCGCCGCCGCGTGGCTGCTGCCCTTCTTCTGGGCCATCGTCACATCGCTCAAGAGCGAGACGGATGCTGCCTCGGCGACGTTGTGGCCCGCGCACGGATTCACGTTCGACGCGTACGCCAAGGTGCTCGCCGAGGGCAACGTGCCCATCTGGGCGTGGAACAGCCTCTTCACGTCGGCGCTCATCACGGCCATCACCGTTCTCACCTCCGCCCTCGCGGCCTACGCGTTCTCGCGCATGCGCTTTCGCGGGCAGAAGTGGGCGTACATCGTCGCCATCGCAGCGATCGCGGTTCCGCCGCAGGTGCTCATCGTTCCGCTGTTCTACGAGATGCTCGCCATGAACTTCGTCGACACCTACTGGGGTCTCATTCTTCCGCAGGCGGTGCAGCCGATCATCGTGCTGATCCTCAAGCAGTTCTTCGACCAGATCCCGATCGAGCTCGAGGAGGCGGCGCGCGTCGACGGGGCGAGCAGACTGCGCGTGTTCACGTCGATCGTCATGCCCCTGTCGCGGCCGATCCTCGCGGCAGCATCCATCTTCGTGTTCGTGTGGGCGTGGAACAACTTTCTCTGGCCGTTCATCATCATCAACGATCCGCAGCTCATGACGCTGCCCGTCGGACTGCAGACGGTGAAGAGCGCCTACGGAATTCAGTACGCCCAGAACATGGCCATGGCGATTCTTGCCGCGCTGCCGCTCATCATCGTCTTTCTCTTCTTCCAACGCCAGATCATCAAGGGCATCGCGACGACCGGCTTCGGCGGGCAGTAG
- a CDS encoding carbohydrate ABC transporter permease: MPDTGATVKATRRGKPRENLAGWGFIAPFGILFILFMLVPVLWGIYLSFTNQSLTGAGGELIGFSNYAEALADPDMWRSMLNTVWFTVLSTVPLVVIALALALLVNTGLPGQWLWRLSFFMPYLLASTVVSLIWVWLYNPQLGLFNTVLGWFGVDPITWLQDPDLAMLSVVITTVWWTIGFNFLLYLAALQNIPDSQYEAASLDGAGRWRSLFSITIPQLGSTTVMVVILQLLASLKVFDQIYQMTGGGPAGTTRSAIQYIFETGFTGFRFGYSSAISYIFFVLIIVVSVIQFRITARRSA; encoded by the coding sequence TTGCCCGACACCGGCGCCACCGTGAAGGCGACGCGCAGGGGAAAGCCGCGCGAGAACCTCGCCGGATGGGGATTCATCGCGCCCTTCGGCATCCTGTTCATTCTGTTCATGCTCGTTCCCGTGCTCTGGGGAATCTACCTGAGCTTCACGAACCAGAGCCTCACGGGGGCAGGCGGCGAGCTCATCGGCTTCAGCAACTACGCCGAGGCGCTCGCCGATCCCGACATGTGGCGATCGATGCTCAACACCGTGTGGTTCACGGTACTCAGCACGGTCCCGCTCGTCGTGATCGCCCTTGCCCTCGCCCTGCTGGTCAACACAGGGCTGCCGGGGCAATGGCTGTGGCGGCTGTCGTTCTTCATGCCGTACCTGCTCGCCTCGACGGTCGTCTCGCTCATCTGGGTGTGGCTGTACAACCCGCAGCTCGGCCTCTTCAACACCGTTCTCGGCTGGTTCGGGGTCGATCCGATCACGTGGCTGCAAGACCCGGACCTCGCCATGCTCTCCGTCGTCATCACGACCGTGTGGTGGACGATCGGGTTCAACTTTCTTCTGTACCTGGCCGCACTGCAGAACATCCCCGACAGTCAGTACGAGGCGGCGTCGCTCGACGGAGCCGGCCGCTGGCGCTCGCTGTTCTCGATCACGATTCCTCAGCTCGGGTCGACGACCGTCATGGTCGTGATTCTGCAGCTGCTGGCCTCGCTCAAGGTGTTCGACCAGATCTACCAGATGACTGGAGGCGGCCCGGCCGGCACGACCCGCTCAGCCATCCAGTACATCTTCGAGACCGGATTCACGGGGTTCCGCTTCGGGTACTCCTCGGCGATCTCGTACATCTTCTTTGTTCTGATCATCGTCGTCTCGGTGATCCAGTTCCGCATCACGGCGCGAAGGAGCGCATGA